A single window of Usitatibacter rugosus DNA harbors:
- a CDS encoding efflux transporter outer membrane subunit — translation MNLRLSLVFPLFLLAACAVGPDYSKPDAPVPPAFKEAGWKVAEPKDTAPKGKWWEVYGDPVLNSLVEQVEVSNFTLKSAEARYRQARAAVDAARSQLYPDIGYRAGATRVDGRNRDLVDSYSAGLDAGWVPDLWGRIRRNVEANRAAEEASAADLAGAKLALQAQLATTYFSLRVTDAGRVILDDTVKAFQTNYDLTQNRYRAGVAAKADVVQSQQQLLSVQSQVLDIRASRASLEHAIAVLIGKAPADFTLEQIPFKARLPDIPVGLPTTLLERRPDIAAAERRMAVANAQIGIAQAAYFPDLTLSASAGTASATLGKLFDAQGLVWSVGAQLAGTLFDFGARSAQVESARAGYDASVSDYRSTVLTGFQEVEDNLATIHWLGEAAVVQEQAVRAARESVALTVNQYKAGTASFLAVALVQASQLSEERTMVQLMGRQLSASVALIRSIGGEW, via the coding sequence ATGAACCTTCGCCTTTCCCTGGTCTTCCCGCTCTTCCTGCTCGCGGCCTGCGCGGTGGGGCCTGACTACTCCAAGCCGGATGCCCCGGTGCCGCCCGCGTTCAAGGAGGCCGGCTGGAAGGTGGCCGAGCCGAAGGACACCGCGCCCAAGGGCAAGTGGTGGGAGGTCTACGGCGATCCGGTGCTGAACTCGCTCGTGGAGCAAGTCGAGGTCTCGAACTTCACGCTCAAGTCCGCCGAGGCGCGATATCGACAGGCCCGAGCGGCCGTCGATGCGGCGCGCTCGCAGCTCTACCCCGACATCGGTTACCGCGCGGGCGCAACGCGAGTCGACGGACGCAACCGCGATCTCGTGGACAGCTACTCGGCGGGTCTCGACGCGGGATGGGTCCCGGATCTCTGGGGACGCATTCGCCGCAACGTCGAAGCCAATCGCGCCGCGGAAGAAGCGAGCGCCGCGGATCTCGCGGGCGCGAAGCTCGCCCTCCAGGCGCAGCTCGCGACCACGTACTTCTCGCTTCGCGTGACCGATGCGGGCCGCGTCATCCTCGACGACACGGTGAAGGCCTTCCAGACCAACTACGACCTCACGCAGAACCGCTACCGCGCGGGCGTGGCCGCGAAGGCGGACGTGGTGCAGTCGCAACAGCAGCTGCTCTCCGTGCAGTCCCAGGTGCTTGACATCCGCGCGTCCCGAGCCTCGCTGGAGCATGCGATCGCCGTGCTGATCGGCAAGGCGCCGGCGGACTTCACGCTCGAGCAGATTCCCTTCAAGGCACGGCTACCCGACATTCCTGTTGGACTGCCGACGACGTTGCTCGAGCGCCGGCCCGACATCGCGGCGGCCGAGCGCCGCATGGCGGTTGCGAACGCGCAGATCGGCATCGCCCAGGCCGCGTACTTTCCCGATCTCACGCTCTCCGCCTCCGCGGGCACGGCGAGCGCCACGCTCGGCAAACTCTTCGATGCGCAGGGCCTGGTGTGGTCGGTGGGCGCGCAGCTCGCGGGCACGCTGTTCGATTTCGGCGCGAGGAGCGCGCAGGTGGAATCGGCCCGCGCGGGCTACGACGCGTCGGTCTCCGACTATCGCTCCACGGTGCTCACGGGCTTCCAGGAAGTCGAGGACAACCTCGCGACGATCCATTGGCTGGGCGAGGCCGCGGTGGTGCAGGAGCAAGCGGTGCGCGCGGCGCGCGAATCCGTGGCGCTCACCGTGAACCAGTACAAGGCCGGCACCGCGAGCTTCCTCGCCGTGGCGCTGGTGCAGGCATCGCAGCTCTCCGAGGAGCGCACGATGGTGCAGCTCATGGGACGCCAGCTCTCCGCGTCGGTGGCGCTGATCCGGTCGATCGGCGGCGAGTGGTAG
- a CDS encoding multidrug efflux RND transporter permease subunit, with protein sequence MNIVELFVRRPVATTLLTIGISLAGIGAFYKLPVAPLPQVAFPTIAVSASVPGASPEVMAATVATPLERAMGRIAGVTEMTSSSSLGSTRVILQFDLSRDINAAANEVQAAIQAARADLPTSLTSNPTYRKLNPADAPVLIMALTSERFTRGQMYDIASTVLAQRISQVSGVGQVTVGGGSLPSVRVELQPTLMNSLGITFEDVRTAIANTNANKPKGFVDDDKRHWEVRANDQAKTAKEYIPIVVAYRNNAAVRLGDLGAVEDSVQDLRNYGAANGKPAVLLIVNLQPDANIIEVVDNVQALLPELRATLPSEIQLNTMMERTSTIRASLKEVERTLAIAVGLVILVVFVFLRNWRAALIPTVAVPVSIIGTFGIMYLLGYSLNNLSLMALVIATGFVVDDAIVVLENVSRHIEAGLTPFKAALKGAREVAFTVVSMSVSLVAVFIPILFMGGIIGRLFREFAVTLSVAIGVSLVVSLTTTPMMCAFLLKKEDKSKPPGRFARWSENGFDWLVRGYDRTLGWALRFPILVLLVLIATVVLNVYLYTIVPKGFFPQQDTGRVIANIRADQSSSFQATRDKLQEAMDILMADPAVDNLTGFIGGGGFGARNSASMFIALKPLKERGPIDPVLTRMRASTAKIAGANVFLNPIQDLRAGGREANAAVQFTLRSDDLNVLREWAPKLEYALRDREELTDVSSDQQARGLQTSLVIDRNTASRLGITPRMIDSTLNLAFGQAQVSTIYQDTNQYKVVMEASPEYGQNPQTLQMVHVLSPTKGPIPLSQVARFETTLAPLSVNHQGTFAATTISFNLQPGVALSEAQDVVRDTMARIAAPSNIYASFEGTARQFQAGMDSQPLLILAALITVYIVLGMLYESTVHPITILSTLPSAGVGALLALLIFKVELSIIALIGVILLIGIVKKNAILMIDFALDAERNHGKPPEEAIREACLLRFRPIIMTTLAAMLAAIPLAVGFGDGAELRRPLGISILGGLLVSQLLTLYTTPVVYLEIDRARLWVQRRFRRKAKTAPPAATLAPQSR encoded by the coding sequence ATGAACATCGTCGAACTCTTCGTCAGGCGCCCCGTAGCAACCACGCTGCTGACCATCGGCATATCGCTCGCGGGCATCGGCGCGTTCTACAAGCTTCCGGTGGCGCCGCTGCCGCAGGTGGCGTTCCCGACCATCGCCGTGAGCGCGTCGGTGCCGGGCGCCAGCCCCGAGGTGATGGCCGCCACGGTCGCCACGCCGCTCGAGCGCGCCATGGGCCGCATCGCCGGCGTGACGGAGATGACGTCGTCCTCGTCGCTGGGCAGCACGCGCGTCATCCTGCAGTTCGACCTCTCGCGCGACATCAACGCCGCGGCCAACGAAGTGCAGGCCGCCATCCAGGCGGCGCGCGCCGACCTTCCGACCAGCCTCACGAGCAATCCCACGTACCGGAAGCTCAATCCCGCGGATGCGCCGGTGCTGATCATGGCGCTCACCTCGGAGCGCTTCACGCGCGGGCAGATGTACGACATCGCCTCCACCGTGCTCGCGCAACGCATCTCGCAGGTCTCCGGCGTCGGCCAGGTGACGGTGGGCGGCGGCTCGCTGCCGTCGGTGCGGGTCGAGCTGCAGCCGACGCTCATGAACAGCCTCGGCATCACGTTCGAGGACGTGCGCACGGCGATCGCCAACACCAACGCGAACAAGCCCAAGGGCTTCGTGGACGACGACAAGCGCCATTGGGAAGTGCGCGCGAACGACCAGGCGAAGACCGCGAAGGAATACATCCCGATCGTCGTCGCCTACCGCAACAACGCCGCGGTGCGCCTGGGCGACCTCGGCGCGGTCGAGGACTCGGTGCAGGACCTCCGCAACTACGGCGCGGCCAACGGCAAGCCCGCCGTGCTGCTGATCGTGAACCTGCAGCCCGACGCCAACATCATCGAGGTCGTGGACAACGTGCAGGCGCTGCTGCCCGAGCTGCGGGCGACGCTGCCCTCCGAGATCCAGCTGAACACGATGATGGAGCGCACCTCCACCATCCGCGCGTCTCTGAAGGAGGTCGAGCGCACGCTGGCGATCGCCGTGGGCCTCGTGATCCTCGTCGTGTTCGTGTTCCTGCGGAACTGGCGCGCCGCCCTCATCCCCACCGTCGCCGTCCCGGTGTCGATCATCGGCACGTTCGGGATCATGTACCTGCTCGGCTATAGCCTGAACAACCTCTCGCTGATGGCGCTCGTGATCGCCACCGGCTTCGTCGTGGACGACGCCATCGTCGTCCTCGAGAACGTGAGCCGCCACATCGAGGCGGGCCTCACGCCGTTCAAGGCGGCGCTGAAGGGCGCGCGCGAGGTGGCCTTCACCGTGGTCTCGATGAGCGTCTCGCTGGTGGCGGTGTTCATCCCGATCCTCTTCATGGGCGGCATCATCGGCCGGCTCTTCCGCGAGTTCGCGGTGACGCTCTCCGTGGCGATCGGCGTCTCGCTCGTCGTCTCGCTCACCACGACGCCGATGATGTGCGCGTTCCTGCTGAAGAAGGAGGACAAATCGAAGCCGCCGGGCCGCTTCGCGCGCTGGTCCGAGAACGGCTTCGACTGGCTGGTGCGCGGCTACGACCGCACGCTCGGCTGGGCGCTGCGCTTCCCGATCCTCGTGTTGCTCGTGCTGATCGCGACCGTCGTGCTGAACGTCTACCTCTACACGATCGTGCCGAAGGGCTTCTTCCCGCAGCAGGACACCGGGCGCGTGATCGCCAACATCCGCGCCGACCAGTCGAGCTCCTTCCAGGCCACGCGCGACAAGCTGCAGGAGGCGATGGACATCCTCATGGCCGATCCCGCCGTGGACAACCTCACGGGCTTCATCGGCGGGGGCGGCTTCGGAGCGCGCAACTCCGCCAGCATGTTCATCGCGCTGAAGCCGCTGAAGGAGCGCGGGCCGATCGACCCGGTGCTGACCCGCATGCGCGCCAGCACGGCGAAGATCGCGGGCGCCAACGTGTTCCTGAACCCCATCCAGGACCTTCGCGCGGGCGGGCGCGAGGCGAACGCGGCGGTGCAGTTCACGCTGCGCTCCGATGACCTGAACGTCCTGCGCGAGTGGGCCCCCAAGCTCGAGTACGCGCTTCGCGACCGCGAGGAGCTCACCGACGTGAGCAGCGACCAGCAGGCCCGCGGCCTGCAGACCTCGCTCGTGATCGACCGCAACACGGCCTCGCGCCTGGGCATCACGCCGCGCATGATCGACTCGACGTTGAACCTCGCCTTCGGCCAGGCCCAGGTCTCGACGATCTACCAGGACACGAACCAGTACAAAGTGGTCATGGAGGCTTCGCCGGAGTACGGCCAGAACCCGCAGACGCTGCAGATGGTGCACGTGCTCTCGCCCACCAAGGGGCCCATTCCCCTGTCGCAAGTGGCGCGCTTCGAGACCACGCTGGCGCCGCTTTCGGTGAACCACCAGGGCACGTTCGCGGCCACCACGATCTCCTTCAACCTGCAGCCGGGCGTGGCGTTGTCCGAAGCGCAGGACGTGGTGCGAGACACGATGGCGCGCATCGCCGCCCCCTCGAACATCTACGCGTCGTTCGAAGGCACGGCGCGGCAGTTCCAGGCCGGCATGGATAGCCAGCCACTGCTGATCCTGGCCGCCCTGATCACCGTCTACATCGTGCTGGGCATGCTCTACGAGAGCACGGTGCACCCCATCACCATCCTCTCCACGCTGCCCTCGGCGGGCGTCGGCGCGCTGCTGGCGCTGCTGATCTTCAAGGTCGAGCTCTCGATCATCGCGCTGATCGGCGTGATCCTGCTGATCGGCATCGTGAAGAAGAACGCCATCCTGATGATCGACTTCGCGCTCGATGCCGAGCGCAACCACGGCAAGCCGCCGGAGGAAGCGATCCGCGAGGCGTGCCTGCTGCGCTTCCGCCCGATCATCATGACCACGCTCGCCGCGATGCTGGCCGCCATCCCGCTCGCCGTCGGCTTCGGCGACGGTGCGGAGCTGCGCCGCCCGCTCGGCATCTCCATCCTGGGCGGGCTCCTCGTGAGCCAGCTCCTCACGCTCTACACCACGCCGGTGGTCTACCTCGAGATCGACCGCGCACGCCTGTGGGTGCAGCGCCGCTTCCGCCGCAAGGCGAAGACCGCTCCGCCCGCCGCCACCCTCGCCCCGCAAAGCCGATGA
- a CDS encoding MdtB/MuxB family multidrug efflux RND transporter permease subunit codes for MNPSRLFIERPVATALLMVAILLAGLVAYRQLPLSALPQVDYPTIQVVTLYPGASPDVVASSITAPLERQFGQMPGLKQMSSTSSGGAAVITLQFELTMKLEVAEQQVQAAINAGSNLLPADLPSPPIYSKVNPADTPILTLAVMSSTLRMPQVQNLVDTRVAQRISQVPGVGLVSLSGGQRPAVRVQVNPKALAAQGLGMEDVRTAINAANTNQAKGSFDGPTRAYTIDANDQLRSADEYRKVVIAYRNNAPVYLSDVADVIEDAENVRLGAWMNDTPAIIVNIQRQPGANVIEVVQSIQKLLPSLTASLPPSVEVKVLTDRTVTIRASVKDTQFELLLAIALVVAVIFVFLRTASGTIIPSVSVPLSLVGTFGVMYMAGFSINNLTLMAMVIATGFVVDDAIVVIENIARYVEEGDTPMEAALKGSRQIAFTIISLTFSLIAVLIPLLFMADVVGRLFREFAITLAVAILISAFVSLTLTPMMSARLLKYTPPEKQNKFYRKTGEYFDWIVGKYSRGLEWVLDRQFLTLMVAIATLVLTVILYILIPKGFFPTQDTGVIQGISEAPQAVSFRSMAERSQALARVLLEEPTVESVSTFIGVDGQNTTLNSGRLLINLKPHAQRNISSAQLIEQLKPRLAKLEGIVLYMQPVQDLTIEDRVSRTQYQFTLEGANAKELADWTNRMVERMRTIPEITDVASDLQDQGLQAFVTIDRDTAGRLGITPAAIDTALYNAFGQRLISTIFTQASQYRVVLEVKPEFRRGPQSLNDIYVTGTGGVQVPLSSLATIEERLGALSIARMSQFPATTISFNLAPGKALGPAVDAIEKEEKALGIPASIRTNFQGAALAFRASLTNTLLLILAAIVTMYIVLGVLYESYIHPVTILSTLPSAGVGALLALMVFGHDLGIIAIIGIILLIGIVKKNAILMIDFALEAEREHGKSPRDAIFEACQLRFRPILMTTMAAMLGALPLMIGTGVGSELRHPLGVAMVGGLLVSQVLTLFTTPVVYLYFDRLATRFGSKTKPIEDEEAIKGSDHFIAPPPDNKVV; via the coding sequence GTGAACCCGTCACGCCTCTTCATCGAGCGCCCGGTCGCCACCGCGCTCCTGATGGTGGCCATCCTCCTCGCGGGGCTGGTCGCGTATCGCCAGCTCCCGCTCTCCGCGCTGCCGCAGGTCGACTACCCGACGATACAAGTGGTCACGCTCTATCCCGGCGCCAGTCCCGACGTCGTCGCCTCGTCCATCACCGCGCCGTTGGAACGGCAGTTCGGCCAGATGCCCGGCCTGAAGCAGATGTCGTCCACCAGCTCCGGCGGCGCCGCGGTCATCACGCTGCAGTTCGAGCTCACGATGAAGCTCGAGGTGGCCGAGCAGCAGGTGCAAGCCGCCATCAACGCGGGCTCCAACCTGCTGCCCGCGGATCTTCCCTCGCCGCCGATCTACAGCAAGGTGAACCCGGCCGACACGCCGATCCTCACGCTGGCGGTCATGTCGTCCACGCTGCGCATGCCGCAGGTGCAGAACCTCGTCGATACCCGCGTGGCGCAGCGCATCTCGCAGGTGCCGGGCGTGGGCCTCGTGTCGCTCTCCGGGGGCCAGCGCCCCGCGGTGCGCGTGCAGGTGAACCCGAAGGCGCTCGCGGCCCAGGGGCTCGGCATGGAGGACGTGCGCACCGCCATCAACGCGGCGAACACGAACCAGGCCAAGGGCAGCTTCGACGGCCCGACGCGCGCCTACACGATCGACGCCAACGACCAGCTGCGCAGCGCCGACGAGTACCGCAAGGTGGTCATCGCCTACCGCAACAACGCGCCGGTATATCTCTCCGACGTGGCGGACGTGATCGAGGACGCGGAGAACGTCCGCCTCGGCGCGTGGATGAATGACACGCCCGCGATCATCGTGAACATCCAGCGCCAGCCGGGCGCGAACGTGATCGAGGTGGTTCAATCGATCCAGAAGCTGCTGCCGTCGCTCACCGCGTCGCTGCCGCCCAGCGTCGAGGTCAAGGTGCTCACCGACCGCACGGTCACCATCCGCGCCTCGGTGAAGGACACGCAGTTCGAGCTGCTGCTCGCCATCGCCCTCGTGGTCGCGGTGATCTTCGTGTTCCTGCGCACGGCCTCGGGGACGATCATCCCGAGCGTCTCGGTGCCGTTGTCGCTCGTCGGCACCTTCGGCGTGATGTACATGGCCGGCTTCTCGATCAACAACCTCACGCTGATGGCGATGGTGATCGCCACGGGCTTCGTGGTGGACGACGCCATCGTCGTGATCGAGAACATCGCGCGCTACGTGGAGGAAGGCGATACGCCCATGGAGGCGGCGCTCAAGGGATCGAGGCAGATCGCGTTCACCATCATCTCGCTCACGTTCTCGCTGATTGCCGTGCTGATCCCGCTGCTCTTCATGGCCGACGTCGTGGGCCGGCTCTTCCGCGAGTTCGCGATCACGCTCGCGGTGGCGATCCTCATCTCCGCCTTCGTCTCGCTCACGTTGACGCCGATGATGTCCGCGCGGCTGCTGAAGTACACGCCGCCGGAGAAACAGAACAAGTTCTACCGCAAGACCGGCGAGTACTTCGACTGGATCGTGGGCAAGTACAGCCGCGGCCTGGAGTGGGTGCTCGACCGCCAGTTCCTCACGCTCATGGTCGCCATCGCCACGCTCGTGCTCACGGTGATCCTCTACATCCTCATTCCCAAGGGCTTCTTCCCGACGCAGGACACCGGGGTGATCCAGGGCATCTCGGAAGCGCCGCAGGCGGTGTCGTTCCGCTCGATGGCGGAGCGCTCGCAGGCACTGGCCCGCGTGCTGCTCGAGGAACCGACGGTGGAGAGCGTGTCCACGTTCATCGGCGTCGACGGGCAGAACACGACGCTGAACAGCGGCCGGCTGCTGATCAACCTGAAGCCCCACGCGCAGCGGAACATCTCGTCGGCCCAGCTGATCGAGCAGCTCAAGCCCCGGCTCGCGAAGCTGGAGGGCATCGTCCTCTACATGCAGCCGGTGCAGGACCTCACGATCGAGGACCGCGTCTCGCGTACGCAATACCAGTTCACGCTCGAGGGCGCGAACGCGAAGGAGCTCGCGGACTGGACCAACCGCATGGTCGAGCGGATGCGCACCATCCCCGAGATCACGGACGTGGCTTCCGACCTGCAGGACCAGGGGCTGCAGGCCTTCGTCACCATCGACCGCGACACGGCCGGGCGCCTGGGCATAACGCCGGCCGCGATCGACACCGCGCTCTACAACGCCTTCGGCCAGCGGCTCATCTCGACCATCTTCACGCAGGCGAGCCAGTACCGCGTGGTGCTCGAGGTGAAGCCCGAGTTCCGCCGCGGCCCGCAGTCGCTGAACGACATCTACGTGACGGGCACGGGCGGCGTGCAGGTGCCGCTGTCATCGCTGGCCACGATCGAGGAGCGCCTGGGCGCCCTCTCGATCGCGCGGATGTCGCAGTTCCCCGCGACCACGATCTCCTTCAACCTGGCGCCCGGCAAGGCGCTCGGCCCCGCGGTGGACGCGATCGAGAAGGAGGAGAAGGCCCTCGGCATCCCCGCCAGCATCCGCACCAACTTCCAGGGCGCCGCACTCGCTTTCCGCGCCTCGCTCACCAACACGCTGCTGCTGATCCTCGCGGCGATCGTCACGATGTACATCGTGCTGGGCGTGCTCTACGAGAGCTACATCCACCCGGTGACCATCCTCTCCACGCTGCCCTCGGCCGGCGTGGGCGCGCTGCTGGCGCTGATGGTCTTCGGCCATGACCTCGGCATCATCGCGATCATCGGCATCATCCTGCTGATCGGCATCGTGAAGAAGAACGCGATCCTCATGATCGACTTCGCGCTCGAGGCCGAACGCGAGCACGGCAAGAGCCCGAGGGACGCGATCTTCGAGGCGTGCCAGCTTCGCTTCCGCCCGATCCTCATGACCACGATGGCCGCGATGCTGGGCGCGCTGCCGCTCATGATCGGCACCGGCGTCGGCTCGGAGCTGCGCCATCCGTTGGGTGTCGCGATGGTCGGCGGGCTGCTCGTGTCGCAGGTGCTGACGCTCTTCACGACGCCGGTCGTGTACCTGTACTTCGATCGCCTCGCGACGCGCTTCGGCAGCAAGACGAAGCCGATCGAAGATGAAGAGGCAATAAAGGGGTCAGACCACTTTATTGCTCCACCTCCCGACAATAAAGTGGTCTGA
- a CDS encoding MdtA/MuxA family multidrug efflux RND transporter periplasmic adaptor subunit gives MHDPLSAPPDPLLSPRKSRRGLLAIAFAVVLVVGLGAWWYFTRTPEGTTADGQAAKGDASKGDAKKGAGKGGRANFATGPQPVAAATARKGDIRIIQTSLGTVNALNTAIVRTRVDGPLLALHFKEGQSVKAGDVLAQIDPAPFEVALSQAEGQLARDMAQLQNARVDLDRYKTLLAQDSIARQQVDAQEATVKQFEGTVKIDRAVVDNAKLQLGYTKVTAPISGRLGLRQVDVGNTVHPGDTNGIIVITQVNPLTTVYTIPQDSLQRLLAELRRGDKIEVEAWDREQKNKLATGVLITTDNQVDVTTGTVKLKAQFPNDNGVLFPNQFVNVRMVVDIRTDVTVIPAAAVQTGPQGTVVYVVKEDNTVTMRPVKLGPAEGERVMVESGVEPGDRVVTDGIDRLREGAKVEVVQPLVPGPGGRGGAGKGGRRGDASKAGGDTSKAGGDASKAAPSGDGRKPGTAPGDPGTPGTAGKTPGAVGDAEKKAAAPAGSPVSSGSPPPASATDPKPADDMRDKFKNASPEEREKMREAFKKRMESASPEERARMQEQMRKRREAQGQ, from the coding sequence ATGCACGACCCCCTGTCGGCGCCACCCGACCCCCTTCTTTCGCCCCGCAAGTCCCGCCGGGGCCTGCTGGCCATCGCCTTCGCCGTGGTGCTCGTCGTCGGGCTCGGAGCCTGGTGGTACTTCACGCGCACGCCGGAAGGCACGACCGCCGACGGCCAGGCGGCCAAGGGCGACGCGTCCAAGGGTGACGCGAAGAAGGGCGCCGGCAAGGGCGGCCGCGCCAACTTCGCGACCGGTCCGCAACCGGTGGCCGCGGCGACCGCGCGCAAGGGCGACATCCGCATCATCCAGACCTCGCTCGGCACGGTGAACGCGCTGAATACCGCGATCGTCCGCACGCGGGTCGACGGGCCGCTGCTCGCCCTGCATTTCAAGGAGGGACAGAGCGTCAAGGCGGGCGACGTGCTCGCGCAGATCGACCCCGCTCCGTTCGAGGTCGCGCTCTCGCAGGCGGAAGGCCAGCTCGCACGCGACATGGCGCAGCTCCAGAACGCACGCGTCGACCTCGACCGCTACAAGACCCTCCTCGCGCAGGACTCCATCGCGCGCCAGCAGGTCGATGCGCAGGAAGCGACCGTGAAGCAATTCGAGGGCACGGTGAAGATCGACCGCGCCGTCGTCGACAACGCGAAGCTCCAGCTCGGCTACACGAAGGTGACCGCGCCGATCAGCGGACGCCTCGGCCTGCGCCAGGTGGACGTCGGCAACACCGTGCACCCCGGCGACACGAACGGCATCATCGTCATCACGCAGGTGAATCCGCTCACGACGGTGTACACCATCCCGCAGGATTCGCTGCAGCGCCTGCTCGCGGAGCTGCGCCGCGGCGACAAGATCGAGGTCGAGGCCTGGGACCGCGAGCAGAAGAACAAGCTCGCCACGGGCGTGCTCATCACCACGGACAACCAGGTCGACGTAACCACGGGCACCGTGAAGCTGAAGGCGCAATTCCCCAACGACAACGGCGTGCTCTTCCCGAACCAGTTCGTGAACGTGCGCATGGTCGTGGATATCCGCACCGACGTGACCGTCATTCCCGCCGCGGCCGTGCAGACCGGGCCGCAGGGCACCGTCGTCTACGTCGTGAAGGAGGACAACACCGTCACGATGCGCCCGGTGAAGCTGGGCCCCGCTGAAGGCGAGCGCGTGATGGTCGAAAGCGGCGTCGAGCCGGGCGACCGCGTGGTCACCGACGGCATCGACCGTCTCCGCGAGGGTGCGAAGGTCGAGGTCGTGCAACCGCTGGTCCCGGGCCCCGGCGGCCGCGGAGGCGCGGGCAAGGGCGGCCGCCGTGGCGATGCCTCGAAGGCCGGCGGTGACACGTCGAAGGCCGGCGGCGACGCGAGCAAGGCCGCACCCAGCGGTGACGGCCGCAAGCCTGGCACAGCACCGGGAGACCCCGGCACGCCCGGTACTGCAGGCAAGACTCCCGGAGCGGTCGGCGATGCCGAGAAGAAAGCCGCCGCCCCCGCGGGCAGCCCCGTCTCGTCCGGCAGCCCGCCGCCCGCGAGCGCCACCGATCCCAAGCCCGCCGATGACATGCGCGACAAGTTCAAGAACGCATCGCCCGAGGAGCGCGAGAAGATGCGCGAGGCGTTCAAGAAGCGCATGGAGAGCGCCTCGCCCGAGGAGCGCGCGCGAATGCAGGAGCAGATGCGCAAGCGCCGCGAGGCGCAGGGCCAGTGA
- a CDS encoding serine/threonine protein kinase, whose translation MADSHPYSRLTPDVVLNALESVGLKTDGRQLALNSYENRVYQVGIEDSTPVVAKFYRPERWSDAQIHEEHTFANELAEAEVPLVPPLVLEGRTLNTFEQFRFAVFPRRGGRAPELDRQGVLEWIGRFIGRIHAIGRVRPFEHRPAIDIESFGREPRAFLLGSGLIPPDLIAPWTSVADLALENIERCFERAGSFGTLRLHGDCHAGNVLWTDQGPHFVDLDDARTGPAVQDLWMLVSGDRDAMSEQLGHILRGYEDFSEFDDRELHLFEALRTLRLLHYSAWLARRWDDPAFPMNFPFFNTPRYWQDRVLELREQVAAMQERPLVPQ comes from the coding sequence ATGGCCGATTCCCACCCGTACTCGCGTCTCACGCCCGATGTGGTCCTGAATGCCCTCGAAAGCGTAGGGCTTAAGACCGACGGCCGGCAGCTCGCGCTGAACAGCTACGAGAACCGCGTCTACCAGGTGGGCATCGAGGATTCGACGCCGGTCGTCGCGAAGTTCTACCGCCCCGAGCGCTGGAGCGACGCGCAGATCCACGAGGAGCACACCTTCGCCAACGAGCTCGCCGAGGCGGAAGTACCCCTGGTGCCGCCGCTCGTGCTCGAGGGCCGCACGCTCAACACGTTCGAGCAGTTCCGCTTCGCGGTCTTTCCGCGGCGCGGCGGCCGCGCTCCGGAGCTGGACCGCCAGGGCGTGCTCGAGTGGATCGGCCGCTTCATCGGGCGCATCCACGCGATCGGACGCGTGCGGCCTTTCGAGCATCGCCCGGCGATCGACATCGAGTCGTTCGGAAGGGAGCCGCGCGCATTCCTCCTCGGGAGTGGTCTCATCCCGCCGGATCTCATCGCGCCGTGGACGAGCGTCGCGGACCTGGCGCTCGAGAACATCGAGCGTTGCTTCGAACGCGCGGGAAGCTTCGGCACGCTGCGCCTGCACGGCGACTGCCACGCGGGCAACGTGCTGTGGACCGACCAGGGCCCGCACTTCGTCGACCTCGACGATGCGCGCACCGGCCCGGCCGTGCAGGACCTGTGGATGCTGGTCTCCGGCGACCGCGACGCGATGTCGGAGCAACTGGGCCACATCCTCCGCGGCTACGAGGACTTCTCCGAATTCGACGACCGCGAGTTGCATCTCTTCGAGGCGCTGCGAACGCTCCGCCTGCTCCATTACTCCGCCTGGCTCGCGCGCCGCTGGGACGATCCCGCCTTCCCGATGAACTTCCCGTTCTTCAACACGCCGCGCTATTGGCAGGACCGCGTGCTCGAGCTGCGCGAACAGGTCGCCGCCATGCAGGAACGCCCGCTCGTTCCGCAATAG
- a CDS encoding urate hydroxylase PuuD → MGEFIQYSLGRWVHVMAGVMWIGLLYYFNFVQVDALKKAAADTPPTGAGITKHVAPRALFFFRYAALVTVLMGAMILGDKIDEALFFKERAYMPIGVGAWLGLIMFFNVWVLIWPNQKKILGLVPATDDEKNKARRTAFLASRMNTALSLPMLFFMVASGGIFRRAFFG, encoded by the coding sequence ATGGGCGAATTCATCCAGTACAGCCTCGGACGTTGGGTGCATGTCATGGCCGGCGTGATGTGGATCGGCCTGCTCTACTACTTCAACTTCGTGCAGGTCGACGCGCTGAAGAAGGCCGCGGCGGACACGCCGCCCACGGGCGCCGGCATCACCAAGCACGTCGCTCCGCGCGCGCTGTTCTTCTTCCGCTATGCCGCGCTGGTGACGGTGCTGATGGGCGCGATGATCCTCGGCGACAAGATCGACGAAGCGCTCTTCTTCAAGGAGCGCGCGTACATGCCGATCGGCGTGGGCGCGTGGCTGGGCCTGATCATGTTCTTCAACGTGTGGGTGCTGATCTGGCCGAACCAGAAGAAGATCCTGGGTCTCGTGCCGGCCACCGACGACGAGAAGAACAAGGCTCGCCGCACGGCATTCCTGGCCTCGCGCATGAACACGGCGCTGTCCCTGCCGATGCTGTTCTTCATGGTGGCTTCGGGCGGCATCTTCCGCCGCGCGTTCTTCGGCTAG